Below is a genomic region from Methanotorris formicicus Mc-S-70.
AAATAACAAATTTCCATTAAAAAAATCAGTAATACTTTTCATGAATTTTCTAGTACTAAAATCCACAAACCCCTTTATAAAAGCAAGAAAAGTTAATTAAAAAAATTAATATAGATATTAAAAAAATAAGAGTCACTGTTAAGCGAAAAACAGTGCATTCCTTTGAATGAAACCTTTTTAAAGATTTTAAATAATTAACAACCATATTTCAACAATTTTGCAATAACGTCATCAACACTTACTTTACTTACTTCTGATAGGAAGGTGTTAGTTCCCACAACTTCATCAGATCCTCCTGTGTATAATTTATTTAACGCATCCCCAATCAAAACTGGATGAACACATGCAGCAATGATTTTCTTTGCCCCCTGCTCCTTCAATAATTTTATTGCTGTTGCCATTGTCCCTCCTGTTGAGATGATGTCATCAACTATAAGCACATCCCTACCCTCTGCATCCAAATTTTTAGGGGCTGTCTGTATTTCAGTTGGAGAGATTCTTGTTTTTTCTAAGTAATCATACTCGCAGTTCAATATTTCACTTGCTGTTTTTGCAAACTCGATAGCCCCCTTATCAGGAGCAAGAGCAATTGGGTTATTTAACTTATCCTTTACATATTCTGCTAATTTTGGAACTGCATCCCCATATATAAATGGTATTTTAAAGAATCTCTCAATATGTGTTTCGTGTGGATTTATTGTTATTAATCTATCGCATATACTTGAATAGATCCTTGCCAGTGCTCTAATACTTATTGGCTCCCCTTTGTTGAACTTTTTATCCTGCCTTGCATAAGCCAAATAAGGAGCAACAATAGTTATGCTATTTGCCCCTTCATCCCTCAAAGCATCACAAAGTAAGATTGTCTCAACAATCCCATCATTTTGGCTATTTTGAGTTTGAATTATAACAACATCCCCATACTTTACATCATCATGAACCCTAACATAAATCTCCCCATCTGGGAATTTCTTGCTCTCAACTCTTGCCAATTTTGAATTTGTTGCCTTTGCCACTCTAAATGCCAAATCCTGTGAGTTTGAGCCGGGAACTATTATCATGATTTCACCTTATTATTTCATCAGTTTTAAATTTTAAATAAGACATAATTTATTTTTCAATATTTAACGCAAACAACTATATTTGCTAAATACTATTACAATGGTATATAAACTTAAATGAAATTTTTAAAGTTTAGTAGGGTTTCATCAGTTTTATTAAAATATTGATTTTTTACTTTTTTGGTATTCTTTTTGTTTTTGACGGAGTCAATTAATATAACAAAAAATATTGAATAATCTATTAAATAAAACTATAAAATTATAAGAAGTGTAAAAAAATTTTTAGGTGTTGTGATGAAGGAGTTAGGTTTGAGAGAATTTTTAAAGGATTGTGAAAAATTGGTTATAATAGGAATAGGGAATGAAATGAAGGGTGATGATGGAGTTGGAATATATATTGTTAAAGAAATTGCCAAACGCTTTGGAAAGTATGGCAATGATGAGGTTATAAAAATCAATGAATATATCATCCTTTTAAACTGCGGAACTGTTCCAGAAAACTTTACAGATGTTTTAAAGAGAGAAAATCCCTCTCATATTATAATGATTGATGCTGCATTGATGAATGAAAAAATTGGGGAAATAAAGGTAATAAATCCAGAAGATATTGTAAATGTTGGATTTTCTACACATGCATTGCCATTATCGATTATTATTAAATACATTAAGAAATCTATAAATACCAAAATAATAGTAATAGGTATAGAACCAAAAATTATAGATTTTGACAAACCACTGTCTAATGAAATTAAGCATCGTGCAGACAATTTTATTGAATATTTGGTTAAAATAATCAACACTATTTTTGTTAGATGTTAAATCTTTAAAAAATTTACGCTTATTGATATGAGGAGAGGACAAGTAATAAAAAGTAAGGATTTTGCTCAATTTACTTAAGGTGGAACATATGGAAGTATTTTCAGTTAAGTTTAAGACTACAGAGGAATTGCCCGAACCTTCACCAAGATTGATAGATCAAGTTATTGGTCAAGATGAGGCAGTTAAGGTAGTGTTAAGTGCAGTTAAAAATAAAAGGCATGTCCTCCTTTTAGGGGACCCTGGAGTAGGAAAGTCAATGATAGTTAAGGCAGTTGGGGAAATATTGGAGGAGTTTGACAACTTTACACCATACACAATAATAGCAAAACCAAATTTAAAAAATCCGGAGAAGCCAATAGTAGAACTTATAGATGGGGAATACAAAGAAGATACCAAAGATGAAAAAATAAGCATCCCAACACAACCACCAAGTTTATTGACCCTATTTTTAATAATGATAGCATTTACCGTAATCTCATCATGGTTGTTGAGGGGATTGCCGGAAAGTAAAATGCTCGCTACCATAGCAATTGTGGCAATTGTGGGCTCTTTAATAGCATTTGTATCCATTTTCTTAGGGGTTCTTGGGGCAACAAAATCATCAATGCCAAATGCTGTAAATCCTGTTGATTTAAAACCAGTTATTTTATATGAATGCAAAAAAAGACCACTCGTAAGAGCAAGCGCTTATAACGTAACAAAATTACTTGGAGATGTTAAACACTGTCCTTTAGGTGGAAGACCACCACTTGGAACTCCTCCACACAAAAGAATAATCCTTGGGGCGATCCATGAGGCACATAAGGGAATTTTGTATGTTGATGAGATAAAAACCATGCCATTGGAAGTGCAGGATTATATCTTAACAGCCCTCCAAGATAAGCAACTTCAAATTAGTGGTAGAAACCCAAATTCAAGTGGAGCAACAGTTGAAACAAACCCAATACCGTGTGATTTTATCCTAATAATGTCTGGAAACATGGATGATGTCCATAACTTAAGAGCCCCATTATTGGATAGGATTGACTACAAGATTGTCTTAAAAAACAAAATGGATAACACCTTAGAAAACAGGGATAAGTTGTTGCAATTCATTATCCAAGAGATAAGGAACAACAACCTAAATCCAATGACCTATGAAGCATGCTGCGAAATCGTTAAACTTGCCCAATTGTTGGCTGGTTCAAGGGATAAATTAACATTGAGGCTGAGAAAGTTATCAAATATCATAAAGATGGCAAATGATATTGCTATTGGTAGGGATATAGAGGAGATTAAAAATAATGTGGAAGGGGAGGAATATAAGAACATTGAAAATAATGGAAAAAAGGTTTATATTACAGCGGAACATGTTAGAAAGATTATAGAAAGTGGAATTTACAGTATGTCAAAGCAAGTGGCATTAGAATATCTAAGAAACTTTAAGAGATACAAGCACATCGTTCCAAATGATGAGCCAAAGGTTGGAATTATCTATGGTCTTGCTGTTCTTGGGGAAGATGGATTGGGGGATGTAACAAAAATCATCACCCAAATAATAGATTCAAAGAGCCCTGCAACCCATCTCCTCAACATATCTGGGGATTTGGCAAAGCATTCTATAACCCTTGCATCTGCATTATCAAAGAAACTTGTTGCAGAAGGAAAATTGCCACTACCTAAGAAGGATATTGACCTAACATCAAAAGAGATATATATCCAATTCAGCCAATCATACTCAAAAATTGATGGAGATAGTGCAACAGCAGCAGCCTGCCTAAGCATCATCTCAGCATTATTGGAGATTCCATTGAAGCAGGACTTTGCTATAACGGGAAGTTTGGATTTGAGTGGAAACATTCTTGCAGTTGGTGGGATTAATGAGAAGGTAAATGCTGCAAAGGAATATGGATTTAAGAGAGTCATTATCCCCGAGGCAAACATGATTGATGTTATTGATACAGGAGGGATAGAGATAATTCCTGTTAGAACTCTCGATGAGTTGATACCTCTTGTATTTGATTTAAAAAAGTAATTTTTTATTATTTTTAAAAGTGGTTGTTATGGATGATGTTGAGGAGAGGTTAAATACATTAGGTAAAAAAATTTTAGAGATGGAGAAAAGGGTTGATGCAAAAATAAAAGAAAATGAAAAGAAAATAGACAAAAAAATATATGAGTTTTCCAAACAGAATTCCATGTTTTTACTTGCCATGTATGTAAAGATGCTCAATGAAATTGCAAAAGAATTAAAAAGGATAAGGTATTTTTTATTGTTATTAAATTTGGTGTTCTATTTGGCAATACTTGGGATTTTTGTGTATTTTGTCTTAAATCTTAGGTGATAGGATGGATTTTAAGTTGTTCGTTGATATATGCCACAAATTGTATGAAAGAAAGTATGTGGTTGGTAGTGGAGGGAATGTCTCAGTTAGGGAAGGAGATTTAATATATGCAACCCCAACTGGTTCCATTTTGGGATTTTTAAAAGAGGAAGATATAAGCGTTGTTAATATAGATGGGGA
It encodes:
- a CDS encoding ribose-phosphate diphosphokinase, coding for MIIVPGSNSQDLAFRVAKATNSKLARVESKKFPDGEIYVRVHDDVKYGDVVIIQTQNSQNDGIVETILLCDALRDEGANSITIVAPYLAYARQDKKFNKGEPISIRALARIYSSICDRLITINPHETHIERFFKIPFIYGDAVPKLAEYVKDKLNNPIALAPDKGAIEFAKTASEILNCEYDYLEKTRISPTEIQTAPKNLDAEGRDVLIVDDIISTGGTMATAIKLLKEQGAKKIIAACVHPVLIGDALNKLYTGGSDEVVGTNTFLSEVSKVSVDDVIAKLLKYGC
- the hycI gene encoding hydrogenase maturation peptidase HycI — its product is MKELGLREFLKDCEKLVIIGIGNEMKGDDGVGIYIVKEIAKRFGKYGNDEVIKINEYIILLNCGTVPENFTDVLKRENPSHIIMIDAALMNEKIGEIKVINPEDIVNVGFSTHALPLSIIIKYIKKSINTKIIVIGIEPKIIDFDKPLSNEIKHRADNFIEYLVKIINTIFVRC
- the lonB gene encoding ATP-dependent protease LonB → MEVFSVKFKTTEELPEPSPRLIDQVIGQDEAVKVVLSAVKNKRHVLLLGDPGVGKSMIVKAVGEILEEFDNFTPYTIIAKPNLKNPEKPIVELIDGEYKEDTKDEKISIPTQPPSLLTLFLIMIAFTVISSWLLRGLPESKMLATIAIVAIVGSLIAFVSIFLGVLGATKSSMPNAVNPVDLKPVILYECKKRPLVRASAYNVTKLLGDVKHCPLGGRPPLGTPPHKRIILGAIHEAHKGILYVDEIKTMPLEVQDYILTALQDKQLQISGRNPNSSGATVETNPIPCDFILIMSGNMDDVHNLRAPLLDRIDYKIVLKNKMDNTLENRDKLLQFIIQEIRNNNLNPMTYEACCEIVKLAQLLAGSRDKLTLRLRKLSNIIKMANDIAIGRDIEEIKNNVEGEEYKNIENNGKKVYITAEHVRKIIESGIYSMSKQVALEYLRNFKRYKHIVPNDEPKVGIIYGLAVLGEDGLGDVTKIITQIIDSKSPATHLLNISGDLAKHSITLASALSKKLVAEGKLPLPKKDIDLTSKEIYIQFSQSYSKIDGDSATAAACLSIISALLEIPLKQDFAITGSLDLSGNILAVGGINEKVNAAKEYGFKRVIIPEANMIDVIDTGGIEIIPVRTLDELIPLVFDLKK